The following proteins are encoded in a genomic region of Opitutaceae bacterium:
- a CDS encoding DUF6527 family protein: MKFRLQRVEFMPKEMQPGILYYAKEYGAAAHLCACGCGSKIRTPIDDAEWSLEEGPGGPSLYPSVGNWQKPCRSHYFIRNGAIIWCGQWTEEEVKMGRRLEHQRRVAHLDRKSPRKKRRRFWDWMRSLFR, from the coding sequence ATGAAGTTTCGTCTGCAACGAGTCGAGTTCATGCCCAAGGAGATGCAGCCAGGCATACTCTACTACGCTAAAGAGTATGGAGCCGCGGCGCACCTGTGCGCCTGCGGCTGTGGTTCGAAAATCCGAACCCCAATTGACGACGCAGAGTGGTCTCTCGAGGAAGGGCCCGGAGGGCCGTCACTTTACCCGTCCGTGGGCAACTGGCAGAAGCCCTGTCGTTCACACTACTTTATCAGAAACGGGGCGATCATATGGTGCGGCCAGTGGACGGAGGAGGAGGTCAAAATGGGCCGGCGTCTTGAGCATCAGCGACGCGTCGCTCATTTGGATCGAAAATCTCCGCGGAAGAAGCGCCGTCGCTTTTGGGATTGGATGCGCAGCCTGTTTCGCTGA
- a CDS encoding ABC-three component system protein — protein MNSPDDKLWQAMRFDHKVIFSEGQSYEDLFTKIMRDRYADFRQVKPNGRDGDWKNDGFIPSSGKCFQVYAPEDAELADARGAEKVANDFKGLLEKWGKVAPVKLFRFAANDKFRGLGPKCEAALAQLRKDHPSIDIASFLAHELREEFLQTGELLRYELFGSKPPDVTSEDLETRCFQQVLDHLLQQNAPVDFGSVAINPDFEAKLQFNNLSEPVATHLRSANYDGSAYLVTFFKFKSREREKLAHQFRRLYRETSDQVGDVPSKENVVFLEILAKATPVADARVQHAALVLMSYFFEVCDIFEPPR, from the coding sequence ATGAACTCCCCAGACGACAAACTGTGGCAAGCCATGCGGTTTGACCACAAAGTTATATTCTCGGAAGGGCAAAGCTATGAAGATCTGTTCACGAAAATCATGCGTGACCGTTACGCTGATTTTCGGCAAGTGAAGCCGAACGGTCGAGATGGAGACTGGAAAAACGACGGATTCATCCCGAGTAGTGGAAAATGCTTCCAAGTGTATGCTCCGGAAGATGCCGAACTAGCGGACGCGAGAGGTGCCGAAAAGGTTGCGAATGACTTCAAAGGCCTTTTGGAAAAGTGGGGCAAGGTCGCACCCGTTAAATTGTTTCGCTTTGCGGCCAATGATAAATTTCGCGGACTAGGACCAAAATGCGAAGCAGCGCTTGCCCAACTGCGGAAAGATCATCCGTCGATCGACATCGCCTCCTTCCTCGCCCACGAGCTTCGCGAAGAATTTCTGCAAACCGGCGAGCTACTTAGATACGAACTCTTTGGTTCGAAACCTCCAGACGTCACCAGTGAGGATCTGGAAACGCGCTGCTTTCAGCAAGTGCTCGATCATCTTCTTCAGCAAAACGCACCCGTGGACTTCGGATCGGTTGCAATTAATCCCGATTTTGAAGCTAAACTTCAGTTTAACAATTTGAGCGAGCCGGTCGCCACTCACCTGCGCAGTGCCAACTACGACGGTTCGGCCTATCTCGTAACGTTCTTCAAATTTAAAAGCCGTGAACGAGAGAAGCTGGCGCATCAGTTTCGGCGCCTCTATCGCGAGACCTCAGATCAAGTCGGTGACGTTCCGAGCAAAGAGAACGTCGTATTCCTTGAAATTCTCGCCAAAGCGACACCTGTGGCAGATGCACGAGTTCAACACGCTGCCTTGGTTTTGATGTCCTATTTCTTTGAGGTATGCGACATTTTCGAGCCACCCCGGTGA
- a CDS encoding LacI family DNA-binding transcriptional regulator, translating to MSSHFPGKRRAATLADISREVGVSPMAVSAVLNNAKTSARISAAKRVAVIAAAKRLNYRPNAMARALADRRMNTLGVSTILAGKGLNQYFLEVFNGIVEGAAKLSQNTTVFAHETWEECLAKMPSICDGRIDGLILLAPILPASAQAELPFHTPLVAIHSDRPLAGVLNIESDEEEASYRMTQAMIKAGHRSILHAAGPLLRCGPRRRLSGWQRAMRDANLTPSLVLETSFDRIRARADLTAWLKAAPKPLPTACVCASDDIALSLIEAARELGIRVPDDLSVSGFDDTLLAQTSNPALATVRQPLREMGILAAEELVKRIDANREGVEVPSDKPIVLANEVVLRASLQPPRSQ from the coding sequence ATGTCGTCGCATTTTCCGGGCAAACGCCGCGCCGCCACACTCGCCGATATCTCGCGCGAAGTGGGCGTCTCGCCGATGGCCGTTTCGGCAGTCCTCAACAACGCCAAAACGTCCGCCCGGATCTCGGCCGCAAAACGCGTGGCGGTGATCGCAGCCGCCAAGCGCTTAAACTACCGGCCCAACGCCATGGCACGCGCCCTCGCGGACCGGCGAATGAACACGCTGGGCGTTTCCACCATTCTGGCCGGCAAGGGCCTGAACCAATACTTCCTGGAAGTGTTCAATGGAATCGTCGAGGGGGCGGCCAAGCTGTCACAGAACACGACCGTCTTCGCACATGAGACTTGGGAAGAGTGCCTCGCAAAAATGCCGTCGATTTGCGACGGCCGGATCGATGGCCTGATCTTGCTCGCCCCCATCCTTCCGGCTTCGGCCCAAGCCGAGCTCCCGTTTCACACGCCACTCGTCGCCATCCACTCCGACCGCCCGCTCGCTGGTGTGCTCAACATCGAATCCGACGAGGAAGAGGCCTCGTACCGGATGACACAGGCGATGATCAAAGCCGGCCATCGCTCCATTCTCCACGCAGCCGGCCCCCTGCTTAGGTGCGGCCCCAGGCGCCGTCTCTCGGGTTGGCAACGCGCGATGCGCGATGCAAATCTGACACCGTCACTCGTGCTCGAGACGTCCTTTGACCGAATCCGGGCACGCGCCGATCTCACCGCCTGGCTGAAGGCTGCGCCAAAGCCCCTCCCAACCGCCTGCGTCTGCGCGAGTGATGACATCGCTCTCAGCCTCATCGAGGCGGCCCGTGAGCTTGGTATCCGCGTCCCGGATGATCTGTCCGTATCGGGTTTCGACGACACCCTCCTTGCACAGACCAGCAACCCCGCCCTAGCGACGGTTCGCCAGCCCCTGCGGGAAATGGGAATTCTTGCCGCAGAGGAGCTTGTGAAACGGATCGACGCAAATCGCGAGGGGGTCGAAGTGCCCAGTGACAAGCCGATCGTCCTGGCCAATGAAGTCGTCCTGCGCGCCTCCCTCCAGCCGCCGCGTTCCCAGTAG
- a CDS encoding DUF2326 domain-containing protein, with product MALETSAVKLISLTANQPSFHTVRFRRQGLSLVVGQKHTPAERGGRGTYNGVGKSLVLYFTHFCLGAATNDRLAELLPDWEFSLAFEMEGKEVVATRSTKEQKVIKLNGVPLEVANFNKDLGEKIFGLKPGVQFLSFRTLAKRFMRSGKHAYLSFDEFDHEEKEFQQLITNGYLLGLPTDLIQRKHDLRSSETEMKDLEKRLKTDEVFRGFFTTQSDARIERKDLEDQIARLSAKLNEFKVAEDYADIKTDVAAIKRKLREASNEIVGMVDRIKSIDAALVLGADISRESLLEVFNSAKVVLRDEVRGSLQDLEQFHQRLLQDRNKRFSEEKHSLQQKVARLKSEEQKLDSALSQQLHYLDSHGELEEYLAMSKKLSALTSQLDRVKSYQEILQRYKDEVRKIRVEQEEQNAASEKFLKENEAGLQKNMALFRELSARFYEARAGGVTVDNNDGNNMLRFKIGCHLDDDSSSGINEVKIFCYDAMVLRAKWNHNVQFLFHDSLLYSNMDPRQRSILFREAKATAERDGEQYIATINQDALDSMREELSAEEFNQIFGDAVVLQLTDKSDADKLLGVHINFDYDS from the coding sequence ATGGCGCTGGAGACATCTGCCGTGAAACTAATTAGCCTTACCGCCAATCAACCATCGTTCCACACGGTGCGGTTCAGGCGCCAGGGGCTGTCCTTAGTCGTTGGACAAAAGCACACCCCTGCGGAACGTGGCGGAAGAGGCACTTACAACGGCGTCGGCAAATCGCTCGTGCTGTATTTCACCCATTTCTGTTTGGGGGCAGCGACCAATGATCGATTAGCAGAGTTGTTGCCGGACTGGGAGTTCTCACTCGCCTTCGAGATGGAAGGCAAAGAAGTCGTGGCGACGCGTTCCACGAAGGAACAGAAGGTCATCAAACTAAACGGGGTGCCACTTGAAGTAGCCAACTTTAACAAGGACCTTGGAGAGAAAATTTTCGGGCTTAAACCTGGAGTGCAATTCTTGAGTTTTCGGACGCTTGCTAAGCGTTTCATGCGCTCGGGGAAGCACGCGTATCTCAGTTTCGACGAATTCGATCATGAGGAAAAGGAATTCCAACAATTGATAACAAACGGCTATCTGTTGGGGCTGCCCACCGATCTGATTCAGAGGAAGCACGATCTTCGCTCCAGTGAAACAGAGATGAAGGATTTGGAAAAGCGGCTGAAAACGGATGAAGTCTTTCGGGGATTTTTCACGACTCAATCTGACGCTCGGATCGAGCGCAAAGACCTCGAAGATCAAATTGCTCGACTCTCGGCCAAACTAAACGAATTCAAAGTCGCCGAGGACTATGCCGATATTAAAACTGACGTCGCGGCGATTAAGCGGAAGCTTCGGGAGGCGTCGAATGAGATAGTCGGAATGGTGGACCGCATAAAGTCGATTGATGCTGCTTTAGTGCTTGGGGCGGACATTTCCCGCGAAAGCCTCCTCGAAGTCTTCAACAGTGCCAAAGTTGTCCTCCGAGATGAAGTGCGCGGAAGCCTACAGGATTTAGAGCAATTTCATCAGCGCTTGTTGCAGGATCGAAATAAACGTTTTTCAGAAGAAAAGCACTCCCTTCAACAGAAGGTCGCACGACTGAAGAGTGAGGAGCAAAAGCTTGATAGCGCTTTGTCGCAGCAACTCCACTATCTCGATTCGCATGGTGAACTTGAAGAATATCTGGCGATGAGTAAGAAGTTAAGCGCGCTTACGTCGCAGCTAGATCGTGTGAAAAGCTATCAAGAGATACTCCAGCGCTACAAAGACGAGGTCAGGAAGATTCGCGTAGAGCAGGAGGAGCAGAACGCAGCATCCGAGAAATTTTTGAAGGAGAACGAAGCAGGCCTTCAGAAGAACATGGCTCTTTTTAGGGAGCTATCCGCGAGGTTCTACGAAGCGAGAGCCGGGGGCGTGACTGTCGATAACAATGATGGAAACAATATGCTCCGGTTTAAGATTGGCTGCCATTTAGACGACGATTCTTCGTCAGGAATAAATGAGGTTAAGATCTTCTGTTACGACGCGATGGTGCTAAGGGCAAAGTGGAACCACAACGTTCAGTTTCTTTTCCACGATAGTCTTTTGTATTCCAATATGGATCCCCGTCAGCGCTCGATCCTTTTCAGGGAAGCGAAAGCTACCGCCGAACGGGATGGCGAACAATATATCGCGACGATAAATCAAGATGCGTTGGACAGCATGCGCGAAGAACTCAGTGCAGAGGAATTCAACCAAATCTTTGGCGATGCAGTGGTCCTCCAGTTGACGGACAAGAGTGATGCGGACAAACTCTTAGGCGTTCACATCAACTTCGACTACGACTCTTGA
- a CDS encoding ABC-three component system middle component 6: protein MILPTKHTNFAQSLLGLAGTLLAALQRPQKVETLWATFQSLNDSQLLPAYHTYEDFILALDFLYLAGAIRLDGAGDICRETN from the coding sequence ATGATTTTACCGACCAAACACACCAATTTCGCTCAGTCCCTCCTGGGATTGGCCGGCACCCTTTTGGCGGCATTGCAGCGTCCGCAAAAAGTGGAGACACTTTGGGCAACTTTTCAGAGCCTGAATGATTCTCAACTGCTTCCAGCTTATCATACTTACGAGGACTTCATTCTAGCCCTAGATTTCCTTTACCTTGCGGGCGCGATTCGCCTTGATGGCGCTGGAGACATCTGCCGTGAAACTAATTAG
- a CDS encoding competence protein CoiA family protein, which produces MLCANRQRDAVKVVAAHTVKQDGPFICPECCKDVILKKCRLKVDHFAHRPPVTCQYGSKETEQHRACKTAIFDALAKCSNVTKLELERHLKEVRPDVSCYISGVPVAIEVQLSALSYEAILRRTEHYARKTIYVLWVAQWTPSLDTSERYSPRVWEKWCHAAYFGRVYYWTAGSTVVPYHFDSCLLDVPLSEWHDENGDEMSAGGHSLFSKRYRTPAKGRPLDIARDFVKCDHAGFTRGVIEVPQCRIFKDRYGKFDNLRIRPAVIEPEVESGAARIRGEDLEEDESCPW; this is translated from the coding sequence ATGCTGTGCGCAAACCGCCAACGCGATGCGGTCAAGGTTGTCGCCGCTCACACTGTCAAGCAAGACGGGCCATTTATTTGTCCAGAATGCTGTAAAGACGTGATCCTGAAAAAATGCCGGCTGAAAGTGGATCACTTCGCGCATCGTCCACCAGTGACTTGCCAGTATGGCTCCAAGGAGACTGAACAGCACCGAGCCTGCAAGACCGCCATTTTCGATGCGTTGGCCAAGTGCTCGAACGTCACTAAACTGGAATTGGAGCGACATCTGAAAGAGGTTCGCCCCGATGTAAGTTGCTATATCAGCGGCGTGCCCGTGGCTATCGAGGTGCAGCTCAGCGCACTTTCCTATGAGGCGATTCTCCGCCGAACTGAACACTACGCCCGCAAGACGATATACGTGCTATGGGTTGCCCAGTGGACTCCGTCGCTTGACACTTCAGAGCGCTACAGTCCTCGGGTGTGGGAGAAATGGTGCCATGCCGCATATTTCGGACGCGTCTACTATTGGACGGCAGGGAGCACCGTGGTGCCTTATCATTTCGATTCGTGCCTGCTGGATGTTCCTCTAAGCGAGTGGCACGATGAGAACGGTGATGAAATGAGCGCTGGAGGCCACTCACTCTTTTCAAAGCGCTACCGCACACCCGCCAAGGGTCGCCCGCTGGATATTGCTCGGGATTTTGTGAAATGCGACCATGCAGGTTTCACTCGTGGGGTGATTGAAGTGCCCCAGTGCCGGATTTTTAAAGACCGTTACGGCAAATTCGACAATTTACGCATCAGGCCCGCGGTTATCGAGCCTGAAGTCGAAAGTGGCGCGGCACGAATACGCGGCGAAGATTTAGAGGAAGATGAATCCTGCCCTTGGTAA
- a CDS encoding glycosyltransferase family 9 protein encodes MHQLPKSLVYLRPDTIGDLVLFSSALHELRERLPNARHTVVVRPGYDALAEMLPEGIEWLTVPINPFRQGPAESRENLTAFLARLKAVNPDVVVAATSTRTWFEAAVAAHFPDARRIALGNSEVDPLFVTALRLEYGVDAANAFSESVAIDPLARDWENNRRLVTHLTGAESKGLLPKLRLGGSAKAAAEQVLTGWGLAGSPWVAVFPGGLANVSIKAWPSSFFARAVARLKREKHLAVALLGHESDREAIEAVKAALAAEGIAEVHVWMGRDGELPVLAALLGRARLYFGHDTGAMHIAAAVGTPTLGIFGGGHWPRFRPVGRQVAAAVQPLPCFNCGWDCHFDEALCVKTLGVETVANAAVRLLDAGDTPVDFVAESTDLSPNVRAVIGAAAPRFRQLQQDRIARQSRIEELKRETDGKDLEIAALKKSAEERKQEMESIKSELEAECAEKTREIGSLKRSADERKQEMEAIKAELEAECEGKDAEIAALKRAADSKDAEIFQLKEVCDEREALIITQDAHIKRFQHLVQERDDALTAQGRRLETLENQLNALPADIALAGQALHDKEVHIRNLDAIIKHREALNAELIARISNVESGFHTLEASKYFGRLLAEKESVLQSLNQACVEREKVIRRLTLEQAGLGRVGKLWLALREHARLKWSLPVRQWVFRKVVEEYWMQIGVLRHHEPRPIRWDRPRLRRVPDTALPVIGIVTPSYGQAAFLESTILSVLNQSYPKLKYVVQDGGSKDASTEIIARYASQLHHWASEPDKGQADAIRKGFGHLEGTLGSDDLMAWLNSDDFLAPRSLRYVAEYFARHPDVDVVYGHRIIINEKDEEVGRWIMPRHDYATLEWIDYVPQETLFWRKRIWDRVGGIDPTFQFALDWDLLARFQLAKARIVRLPYALGCFRVHPDQKTSQHIHTIGSEEMIRVRRRFHGDNHSNHEKIQHFARKARFAGAVTARLAALGIRY; translated from the coding sequence GTGCATCAACTGCCCAAGAGCCTCGTCTATCTTCGTCCAGACACGATCGGAGACCTCGTACTCTTCTCGTCGGCCCTGCATGAGCTGCGCGAACGGCTCCCCAATGCACGGCACACGGTGGTGGTACGACCCGGCTACGATGCCCTGGCAGAAATGCTTCCGGAGGGAATTGAGTGGCTCACCGTCCCGATCAATCCTTTCCGACAGGGTCCGGCGGAATCCCGTGAGAATCTCACGGCGTTTCTGGCACGGTTGAAAGCGGTCAACCCGGACGTCGTGGTGGCCGCGACGTCGACACGCACGTGGTTCGAAGCCGCAGTCGCCGCTCACTTCCCAGACGCCAGGCGCATCGCACTCGGCAACTCAGAGGTCGACCCGCTCTTCGTCACCGCGCTGCGCCTCGAGTACGGCGTGGACGCAGCAAATGCCTTTTCGGAATCGGTTGCGATCGATCCCCTGGCCCGCGATTGGGAAAACAACCGCCGCCTCGTCACGCACCTCACGGGTGCTGAAAGCAAAGGCCTTCTCCCGAAGCTTCGCCTGGGTGGTTCCGCAAAGGCCGCTGCCGAGCAGGTCCTCACAGGATGGGGTTTGGCGGGATCTCCCTGGGTCGCGGTGTTCCCCGGCGGCCTCGCCAATGTTTCGATCAAGGCTTGGCCTTCTTCTTTTTTCGCGCGGGCCGTCGCCCGGTTGAAACGCGAGAAACACCTCGCCGTGGCACTCCTTGGTCACGAGTCCGATCGTGAGGCGATCGAGGCGGTCAAGGCCGCACTCGCCGCCGAGGGCATCGCCGAGGTCCACGTCTGGATGGGACGAGACGGAGAATTGCCGGTCCTCGCCGCCCTCCTCGGACGCGCACGCCTCTACTTTGGCCATGACACCGGGGCCATGCACATCGCAGCCGCAGTCGGCACTCCGACACTCGGCATTTTTGGCGGCGGGCACTGGCCGCGCTTCCGGCCGGTGGGCCGTCAGGTCGCCGCCGCTGTGCAACCCCTTCCCTGCTTCAACTGCGGGTGGGACTGCCACTTTGACGAGGCGCTCTGCGTGAAAACTCTCGGGGTGGAGACGGTGGCAAACGCGGCCGTGCGCCTCCTGGACGCCGGCGACACACCCGTCGATTTCGTGGCCGAGTCGACCGATCTTTCGCCCAACGTGCGCGCGGTCATCGGCGCCGCCGCGCCTCGGTTTCGCCAACTGCAGCAGGACCGGATTGCCCGCCAATCGCGCATCGAGGAGTTGAAGCGCGAGACCGATGGCAAGGATCTCGAGATCGCGGCTCTCAAGAAGTCCGCCGAAGAGCGCAAGCAGGAGATGGAGTCGATCAAATCCGAGCTCGAGGCGGAATGCGCCGAAAAGACGCGCGAGATCGGGTCGTTGAAACGATCGGCCGACGAACGGAAGCAGGAGATGGAGGCCATCAAGGCAGAACTTGAGGCGGAATGCGAAGGCAAGGATGCCGAGATCGCCGCTCTAAAACGCGCTGCCGACTCCAAGGACGCCGAGATTTTTCAACTCAAGGAGGTCTGCGACGAGCGGGAGGCCCTCATCATTACCCAAGACGCCCACATAAAGCGCTTTCAACACCTTGTGCAAGAGCGCGACGACGCCCTCACCGCACAGGGCCGGCGCCTTGAGACCCTGGAGAACCAACTGAACGCACTGCCTGCCGATATCGCGCTTGCCGGACAGGCACTGCACGACAAGGAGGTACATATCCGCAACTTGGATGCGATCATCAAACACCGCGAAGCGCTCAACGCAGAGCTGATCGCGAGAATCTCCAATGTGGAGTCGGGGTTTCATACACTCGAAGCGTCAAAGTACTTCGGACGACTGCTCGCCGAGAAGGAATCGGTCCTACAATCACTGAACCAGGCCTGCGTGGAACGCGAGAAGGTGATCCGCCGGCTCACGCTCGAGCAAGCTGGACTGGGCCGCGTCGGGAAACTTTGGCTCGCCCTTCGCGAGCACGCACGGTTGAAGTGGTCGCTGCCCGTGCGCCAGTGGGTGTTCAGGAAGGTCGTCGAGGAATACTGGATGCAGATAGGGGTCCTTCGCCACCACGAGCCACGGCCAATCCGGTGGGATCGCCCGCGGCTTCGAAGGGTTCCAGACACCGCGCTGCCAGTCATCGGCATCGTTACCCCCTCTTACGGCCAGGCCGCGTTTTTGGAGAGCACGATCCTGAGCGTGCTGAACCAGTCGTATCCAAAATTGAAATACGTGGTGCAGGACGGAGGGTCGAAGGATGCAAGCACCGAGATCATCGCACGCTACGCCTCGCAGCTTCATCACTGGGCTTCCGAACCCGACAAGGGGCAGGCGGACGCGATACGCAAGGGCTTCGGTCACCTCGAAGGAACGCTTGGGAGCGATGACTTGATGGCGTGGCTGAACTCTGACGACTTCCTGGCGCCGCGCTCGCTGCGTTACGTGGCCGAGTATTTCGCGCGCCACCCGGACGTGGATGTGGTTTACGGACACCGAATCATCATCAACGAAAAGGACGAGGAAGTGGGCCGCTGGATCATGCCCCGGCACGACTACGCGACGCTGGAATGGATCGACTACGTGCCGCAGGAGACTTTGTTCTGGCGCAAACGCATCTGGGACCGGGTGGGCGGCATTGATCCAACCTTCCAATTCGCGCTCGATTGGGACCTGCTCGCGCGATTCCAACTCGCCAAGGCAAGGATTGTGCGCCTCCCCTACGCCCTGGGCTGCTTCCGAGTTCACCCGGACCAGAAGACGAGCCAGCACATCCACACCATCGGAAGCGAGGAAATGATCCGCGTGCGACGCCGTTTCCACGGGGACAACCACAGCAATCATGAGAAAATCCAGCACTTCGCGCGCAAGGCACGCTTCGCAGGTGCCGTGACAGCACGTCTTGCCGCCCTCGGTATCCGTTACTAA
- a CDS encoding GH1 family beta-glucosidase yields the protein MAAYSYQSPFPDNFVFGFAAAAPQIEGAAFEDGKGPSVWDHFARIPGKVLGGDTLDVACDHYHLYPRDFALMQSLGIRHYRLSIAWPRFFPKGEGEVNPLAISFYRKLIQSMLDHGITPWVTLFHWDLPQALDEKGGWASRATVDAFANYANVAVESLSDLVKNWITLNEIRCFTHLAHETCTKAPGRKVSKAELNQMYHHALLAHGHAVSAVRKFGGPGARVGLTDNPDISVPVMETEADIAAARAWFADANAHILGALFDGKYSDSYLKRCGADAPQVKEGDFAIISQPTDFLGLNIYSGSFVRAAKAGGYERLEHSEFYPTTSCAWLKVVPQSIYWGLRHCSEIYGVKSLYITENGCGYDDDKVVNGEVLDLHRRDFLRAYLREVHRSIGDGVPVDGYFLWSFVDNYEWEDGYRRRFGVVHCDFETQVRTPKLSARYFAEVVRTRRIV from the coding sequence ATGGCCGCGTACAGCTACCAATCTCCCTTTCCCGATAATTTCGTCTTCGGCTTTGCCGCAGCCGCCCCCCAAATCGAGGGCGCCGCCTTCGAGGACGGCAAAGGACCTTCGGTGTGGGATCACTTCGCTCGCATCCCAGGAAAGGTGCTGGGCGGCGACACGCTGGATGTGGCCTGCGACCACTACCACCTTTACCCGCGCGACTTCGCGCTCATGCAATCCCTCGGGATTCGCCATTACCGGCTCTCCATCGCCTGGCCGCGCTTCTTCCCGAAGGGAGAGGGCGAGGTCAACCCGCTCGCAATCTCATTTTATCGGAAACTAATCCAATCAATGCTCGACCACGGCATCACGCCATGGGTGACGTTGTTCCATTGGGACCTCCCCCAGGCCCTCGACGAAAAGGGAGGCTGGGCCTCGCGCGCTACCGTCGACGCCTTCGCCAACTACGCCAACGTCGCCGTGGAAAGCCTCTCCGACCTGGTCAAGAACTGGATCACGCTCAACGAAATCCGGTGCTTCACGCACCTCGCGCATGAAACGTGCACGAAAGCCCCCGGGCGAAAGGTCTCCAAAGCCGAGCTCAACCAAATGTATCACCACGCGCTGCTCGCGCACGGCCACGCCGTATCCGCCGTGCGCAAATTCGGTGGCCCGGGCGCCCGCGTTGGCCTCACAGACAATCCCGACATCAGCGTCCCCGTGATGGAGACCGAGGCCGACATCGCAGCCGCCCGCGCCTGGTTCGCGGATGCCAACGCCCACATCCTCGGCGCCCTGTTCGACGGAAAGTACTCCGATTCCTACCTCAAGCGCTGCGGAGCGGACGCCCCCCAGGTCAAGGAAGGCGATTTTGCCATCATCTCACAGCCGACGGATTTCCTCGGCCTCAACATCTACTCGGGGTCTTTCGTGCGCGCGGCCAAGGCCGGTGGCTACGAGCGGCTCGAGCACAGTGAGTTTTACCCGACCACAAGCTGCGCCTGGCTCAAGGTCGTCCCCCAATCCATCTACTGGGGCCTCCGCCACTGCTCCGAAATTTACGGAGTCAAATCTCTTTACATCACGGAGAACGGGTGCGGCTACGACGACGACAAGGTCGTCAACGGCGAAGTACTCGATCTGCACCGCCGCGACTTCCTGCGCGCCTACCTTCGGGAAGTGCACCGCTCGATCGGCGACGGCGTTCCAGTGGACGGCTACTTCCTTTGGTCGTTCGTTGACAACTACGAATGGGAAGACGGCTACCGCCGCCGGTTTGGCGTGGTGCACTGCGACTTCGAAACCCAAGTCCGCACACCCAAGCTTTCCGCGCGCTATTTTGCTGAAGTCGTCCGCACCAGGCGTATTGTCTGA
- a CDS encoding ThiF family adenylyltransferase — MFQKLVSRNEDLRRLYEKGYAIGFDTNNCLIVRDVFYLDGTLALRRGAIVAKLVFVDKEAVRQDDHQVYFAGEMPHGLDGKPIPNFGGGPCQIHLSAENTDVVVQRSFSNKPKKTGAYADFFEKIESYVDQIAGPAMAKFGRDASPLTHKANTGLPPDPIFKFPDTLSSRAGISDLREIFKDEVVAIIGVGGTGAYLLDLLVKTPVKEIRFFDLDDFHVHNAYRSPGKLEEHELGKPKTEVYLRRYEGFRHGLTARQLHVGSDSAAELAGVTFAFVSVDKGSSRSAIFDVLIAGKIPFIDVGMGLKRKGDPLSGMLRVTYYPVDRAEEVRVKRYAEMSDPADNLYRTNIQIGELNALNACLAVVKYKEVRGFYGNNEPMDNYLFDVSDMKVAS, encoded by the coding sequence GTGTTTCAGAAACTGGTCAGTCGTAACGAGGACCTCAGGCGTCTCTACGAAAAAGGATACGCCATTGGTTTCGACACGAACAACTGCCTGATCGTCCGGGACGTGTTCTACCTCGACGGCACCCTCGCTCTGCGGCGAGGGGCTATTGTCGCCAAACTCGTATTCGTGGATAAAGAAGCCGTCCGTCAGGATGACCACCAGGTCTACTTTGCCGGTGAAATGCCACACGGTCTGGATGGGAAACCGATCCCGAACTTCGGTGGCGGACCATGTCAGATCCACCTGTCGGCAGAGAACACCGATGTTGTTGTCCAACGATCGTTTTCAAACAAGCCGAAGAAAACGGGCGCTTATGCGGATTTCTTCGAGAAGATCGAAAGTTACGTGGACCAGATCGCCGGGCCGGCGATGGCCAAGTTTGGCCGCGATGCCTCGCCGCTGACCCACAAGGCAAACACCGGACTGCCGCCAGACCCTATTTTCAAGTTTCCCGATACCCTGTCTTCGCGCGCCGGCATCTCGGACCTACGGGAGATTTTCAAAGATGAGGTTGTCGCCATCATCGGTGTTGGCGGCACAGGTGCCTATCTTCTCGACCTGTTGGTAAAGACTCCGGTCAAGGAGATCAGGTTCTTCGACCTCGACGACTTCCACGTTCACAATGCCTATCGGTCCCCTGGCAAGCTGGAAGAGCATGAACTTGGTAAGCCCAAAACCGAAGTCTATCTGCGTCGCTACGAGGGATTCAGGCATGGCCTAACAGCCCGACAACTCCATGTCGGCTCCGATTCCGCCGCAGAACTGGCCGGGGTCACGTTTGCGTTCGTTTCGGTAGACAAGGGTTCGTCGCGCTCGGCGATTTTCGATGTTCTGATAGCTGGGAAAATCCCATTCATCGACGTGGGCATGGGCCTTAAACGGAAAGGCGATCCGCTAAGCGGTATGCTGAGAGTGACATACTACCCGGTAGACCGGGCTGAGGAAGTCCGCGTGAAAAGGTATGCCGAGATGTCTGACCCGGCCGATAATCTCTACCGCACGAACATCCAGATCGGTGAATTGAATGCCCTGAACGCCTGCCTTGCTGTGGTAAAATACAAGGAGGTCCGAGGCTTTTACGGTAACAATGAGCCGATGGACAACTACCTCTTCGATGTTTCCGACATGAAGGTCGCCTCATGA